One Campylobacter sputorum subsp. sputorum DNA segment encodes these proteins:
- a CDS encoding tetratricopeptide repeat protein: MHRYFMIIFVLLSLTYAKNDENLTKNALDFFNAGEYDKAKKLFEIQCNKNDAWACLNLGSIYKEADGVEMDLSKSMNYFEKACDLGDSTACVFVGFYYDKALGVTQNYKAAFKYYKKACELKNAVGCDNTGMMFESGDGTNKNDIQALKFYKLSCEYGSFEGCANAGYMYENSENYDIDEAIKFYSMACKNDIEFACRNVAKIFVDKKEYSRAKDALERTREFGN, encoded by the coding sequence ATGCATAGATACTTTATGATAATATTTGTATTATTAAGCTTAACATATGCAAAAAATGATGAAAATTTAACCAAAAATGCTCTTGATTTTTTTAATGCAGGAGAATACGATAAAGCAAAAAAACTTTTTGAAATTCAATGTAACAAAAACGATGCTTGGGCGTGTTTAAATTTAGGAAGCATATATAAAGAAGCAGACGGCGTTGAGATGGATTTAAGCAAAAGTATGAATTACTTTGAAAAAGCTTGTGATTTAGGTGATAGCACTGCGTGTGTTTTTGTTGGCTTTTATTATGACAAAGCTTTGGGCGTAACGCAAAATTATAAAGCGGCATTTAAATACTATAAAAAAGCTTGTGAGCTTAAAAATGCAGTAGGATGTGATAATACAGGTATGATGTTTGAAAGCGGAGATGGCACAAACAAAAACGATATACAAGCTTTAAAATTTTATAAACTTTCATGTGAATATGGTAGTTTTGAAGGATGTGCAAACGCTGGTTATATGTATGAAAATAGCGAAAATTATGACATAGACGAAGCTATTAAATTTTATTCTATGGCTTGTAAAAACGACATAGAATTTGCTTGTAGAAATGTAGCAAAAATATTTGTTGATAAAAAAGAATATAGCAGAGCAAAAGATGCACTAGAAAGGACTAGAGAATTTGGCAACTAA
- the flgH gene encoding flagellar basal body L-ring protein FlgH, with translation MKKNIILFSSLAIILSGCTYTVDPKISMEPPVYVEQLPPKQVGNEIQHAGSLFGRGENPIFSDRKAMNVNDLVTVVISEKTNQSSNGKKTTSKNSTTALSGGIITAGSPLSSVTDQINKFGNIGFKGGSETAYSGDGTNTRTEAFNTTISARIVKVLNNGNYFIEGNRELLINGEKQIIQLSGVIRPYDISSNNEIDSRYIADAKISYKTEGDINKAITKPWGTKLLEGIWPF, from the coding sequence ATGAAAAAAAATATAATTTTATTTTCTAGCTTAGCTATTATACTCTCTGGATGCACATATACAGTTGATCCAAAAATATCGATGGAGCCACCTGTTTATGTAGAGCAACTCCCTCCAAAACAAGTAGGCAATGAGATACAGCATGCCGGAAGTCTTTTTGGAAGAGGTGAAAATCCAATTTTTTCTGACAGAAAAGCTATGAATGTAAATGATTTGGTTACAGTTGTAATAAGTGAAAAAACAAATCAAAGCTCAAATGGTAAAAAAACTACTTCAAAAAACTCCACAACAGCATTATCTGGCGGAATTATAACAGCTGGTTCGCCACTATCTAGTGTAACAGATCAAATAAATAAATTTGGAAATATAGGCTTTAAAGGCGGTAGTGAAACTGCTTATAGCGGTGATGGAACAAACACCAGAACAGAAGCATTTAACACAACTATATCAGCAAGGATAGTAAAAGTTTTAAATAATGGAAATTATTTTATAGAAGGAAATAGGGAATTACTAATAAACGGCGAAAAGCAGATTATCCAGCTTAGTGGCGTTATAAGACCTTATGATATATCAAGCAACAATGAGATTGATTCAAGATATATTGCTGATGCTAAAATTTCTTATAAAACAGAAGGCGATATAAATAAAGCGATAACAAAACCTTGGGGAACAAAGCTTTTAGAGGGAATTTGGCCGTTTTAG
- the pta gene encoding phosphate acetyltransferase, which produces MCENSFYLITDNQNDIQNLPTNIECFYPICDKNGAVFSEEKAKELLLNNQKNELLKSIIEEFDKKAQNSALAVVANENFCFLNLEIARNLNLPIINLSKCEFKKTFFKNNAENKGLSVINLTDLKELNSKLEECLKTKKNIITPLNFETRLYKMAKNANSTIVLPESDDERILKAACIILKSKAVNLILLGKNDEISANAQKLGLNLKDVKIIDPQNNEYLEEFANTLYELRKAKGMKLEEAQKLVKDRTYFSTMLVYSGYASGMVSGASTTTAETIRPALQTIKMKPGVSTVSGAFLMCLENEVVVFADCAITPNPTEEQLAGIAISSAKTARDFGLDPKIAMLSYSTGESGSGEDVDFIKRATKLAKDSELKDSVDGPLQFDAAFDEIVAKKKMPNSKVAGRANVFIFPNLNCGNICYKAVQRTSGAVAIGPILQGLKKPVNDLSRGCLVEDIVNTILITAIQAKEI; this is translated from the coding sequence ATGTGTGAAAATAGTTTTTATCTCATAACAGATAATCAAAACGATATACAAAACTTACCAACAAATATTGAGTGTTTTTATCCGATTTGTGATAAAAACGGTGCGGTTTTTAGCGAAGAAAAAGCTAAAGAGTTACTCTTAAACAACCAAAAAAATGAGCTTTTAAAGAGTATTATTGAAGAATTTGACAAAAAAGCTCAAAATAGTGCTTTGGCTGTTGTTGCAAATGAAAATTTCTGTTTTTTAAATTTAGAAATAGCAAGAAATTTAAACTTACCTATAATAAATTTAAGTAAATGCGAATTTAAAAAAACATTTTTTAAAAATAACGCCGAAAACAAAGGTTTATCTGTTATAAATTTAACAGATTTAAAAGAACTAAACTCAAAGTTAGAAGAGTGCTTGAAAACGAAAAAAAATATCATTACACCTCTTAACTTTGAAACACGATTATACAAAATGGCAAAAAATGCAAATAGCACGATAGTTTTACCAGAAAGTGATGATGAGAGAATATTAAAAGCAGCTTGCATAATTTTAAAAAGCAAAGCAGTAAATTTAATACTTCTAGGTAAAAATGATGAAATTTCAGCTAATGCTCAAAAACTTGGTTTAAATTTAAAAGATGTAAAGATAATTGATCCACAAAACAACGAATATCTTGAAGAATTTGCAAATACACTTTATGAGTTAAGAAAAGCAAAAGGTATGAAACTAGAAGAAGCTCAAAAACTAGTAAAAGATAGAACTTACTTTAGTACAATGCTAGTTTATAGTGGATATGCAAGTGGTATGGTAAGTGGTGCTAGCACAACCACAGCTGAAACCATACGCCCTGCACTTCAAACAATCAAAATGAAACCGGGAGTATCAACCGTAAGTGGTGCATTTTTGATGTGTTTAGAAAATGAAGTTGTAGTGTTTGCAGATTGTGCAATTACGCCAAATCCAACAGAAGAACAACTTGCCGGCATAGCTATATCAAGTGCAAAAACTGCTAGAGATTTCGGACTTGATCCAAAGATAGCTATGCTTAGTTACTCAACTGGAGAAAGCGGAAGCGGAGAAGATGTTGATTTTATAAAAAGAGCGACAAAATTAGCAAAAGATAGTGAGCTAAAAGATAGTGTAGATGGACCGCTTCAATTTGATGCAGCATTTGATGAGATAGTAGCTAAGAAAAAAATGCCTAACTCAAAAGTAGCCGGGAGGGCAAATGTATTTATTTTCCCTAATCTTAATTGTGGAAATATATGCTATAAGGCAGTTCAAAGAACATCAGGAGCAGTTGCAATTGGTCCTATTTTGCAAGGGCTTAAAAAACCAGTTAATGATTTAAGTCGCGGATGTTTAGTAGAAGATATAGTAAATACAATTTTAATAACAGCTATTCAAGCAAAGGAAATTTAA
- a CDS encoding acetate kinase encodes MKILVLNLGSSSIKFKLFEMDDKSVIASGLVEKIGEQSSYAKLKVEKNKEVFESTNAIKDHAQGLEVMEELFKKSGIMSDFGELGGIGHRVVHGGSKYFKPTLVTEKVIQDIEDIIPLAPLHNPAHAIGIRSVMKKAPNVKNVVVFDTAFHQTMPKSSYMYALPYEYCEKYKIRKYGAHGTSHEYVSKAGAKFMGIDINNFNCITLHLGNGASASAIKDGKCFDTSMGLTPLEGLMMGTRCGDIDPAILPYLKRVANIEVEEMDTIMNKKSGLYGICGTNDMRDVEEKMKTDEKAKLAFDMFCYRIKKYVGAYYAALSRVDAIIFTAGIGENDNLAREAICENMQSLGIAIDKEKNSIRSGEIRDISTKDAKVRTLIVPTDEEFAIASATLELVK; translated from the coding sequence ATGAAAATATTAGTTTTAAATCTAGGAAGTAGTTCTATCAAATTTAAACTTTTTGAAATGGACGATAAAAGTGTTATCGCAAGTGGTTTGGTAGAAAAAATAGGCGAACAATCATCTTACGCAAAACTAAAAGTTGAAAAAAACAAAGAAGTGTTTGAATCAACTAACGCTATAAAAGATCATGCTCAAGGTCTTGAAGTTATGGAAGAGCTTTTCAAAAAAAGCGGTATAATGAGTGATTTTGGAGAGCTTGGCGGAATTGGACATAGGGTAGTTCATGGTGGAAGTAAATATTTTAAACCGACACTAGTTACTGAAAAAGTTATACAAGATATAGAAGATATCATCCCACTTGCCCCACTTCATAACCCAGCTCACGCAATAGGCATAAGAAGCGTTATGAAAAAAGCGCCAAATGTGAAAAATGTAGTTGTTTTTGATACAGCATTTCATCAAACTATGCCAAAAAGCTCTTATATGTATGCACTGCCATATGAATACTGCGAGAAATACAAGATTAGAAAATACGGAGCTCATGGCACATCTCACGAATATGTAAGCAAAGCTGGTGCTAAATTTATGGGCATTGATATAAATAATTTTAACTGCATAACACTACACTTAGGAAACGGGGCTAGTGCTAGTGCTATAAAAGACGGAAAATGCTTTGATACATCTATGGGACTAACTCCACTTGAAGGACTTATGATGGGTACAAGATGTGGCGACATAGATCCTGCTATACTTCCTTATCTAAAAAGAGTAGCAAATATAGAAGTTGAAGAGATGGATACCATAATGAATAAAAAAAGCGGACTTTATGGAATTTGTGGCACAAATGATATGAGAGATGTGGAAGAAAAAATGAAAACAGATGAAAAAGCAAAGTTAGCTTTTGATATGTTTTGCTACCGCATTAAAAAATATGTCGGAGCGTATTATGCAGCATTAAGCAGAGTTGATGCAATAATATTTACAGCAGGAATTGGCGAAAACGACAACCTTGCAAGAGAAGCTATTTGTGAAAATATGCAAAGCTTAGGAATAGCAATAGATAAAGAAAAAAATAGCATTAGAAGTGGCGAAATAAGAGATATAAGCACAAAAGATGCAAAAGTAAGAACATTGATAGTTCCAACCGACGAAGAGTTTGCCATAGCATCAGCTACTTTAGAACTTGTAAAATAA
- a CDS encoding glycerate kinase family protein gives MEKVVIAIDSFKGCMSSLEAGLAIKDGIKEFCDEVVVIPIADGGEGSVEAMKDALGAKFTHIYTFDPLLRKVKASYAFNENLAIMEMASSCGLALLKDEEKNPNKTSTYGLGIMIKDAIKKGIREFIIGIGGSATNDAGSGMLEALGFEFFDNDGKKLKMCGESLSKVSFISSKNSLSELNECKFNIACDVINPLYGTNGAAYVYARQKGADDDMIKFLDNSLKNFADITYKFNGSDFSNLQGAGAAGGLGFGFVSFLKAKLMPGFDIISNAVNLEKYIKDSNLVITGEGRIDFQSTMGKTPTKVASIAKKYSKKVIAFGGAISDDVKGLNDVIDAYFCIQQGAICLKEAMRKEVAMKNLKNISNQVMRLLV, from the coding sequence ATGGAAAAAGTCGTTATTGCTATTGATTCATTTAAAGGATGTATGAGTTCTCTTGAGGCTGGACTTGCTATAAAAGATGGTATAAAAGAGTTTTGCGATGAGGTTGTGGTTATCCCTATAGCTGATGGTGGAGAAGGAAGCGTTGAGGCTATGAAAGATGCTTTGGGCGCTAAATTTACACATATTTATACTTTTGATCCATTATTGCGTAAAGTAAAGGCAAGTTATGCTTTTAATGAAAATTTAGCTATAATGGAAATGGCAAGTTCTTGCGGTTTGGCACTACTAAAAGATGAAGAGAAAAATCCAAATAAAACCTCTACTTATGGTCTTGGTATTATGATAAAAGATGCCATAAAAAAAGGCATAAGAGAGTTTATCATAGGAATAGGCGGAAGTGCTACAAATGACGCTGGTAGCGGTATGCTTGAAGCGCTTGGTTTTGAATTTTTTGATAATGATGGCAAAAAACTTAAAATGTGTGGCGAAAGCTTATCAAAAGTAAGTTTTATAAGCTCAAAAAATTCTTTAAGTGAATTAAATGAGTGCAAATTTAATATAGCTTGTGATGTTATAAATCCACTATATGGCACAAATGGTGCTGCTTATGTCTATGCTAGACAAAAAGGAGCAGATGATGATATGATAAAGTTTTTAGATAACTCTCTTAAAAATTTTGCGGATATAACATATAAATTTAATGGAAGCGATTTTTCAAATTTACAAGGTGCTGGTGCAGCAGGTGGTCTTGGATTTGGATTTGTAAGTTTTTTAAAAGCGAAGTTAATGCCAGGTTTTGATATCATCTCAAATGCTGTAAATTTAGAAAAATATATAAAAGATTCAAATTTGGTAATAACTGGCGAAGGAAGAATTGATTTTCAAAGCACGATGGGCAAAACCCCAACAAAAGTTGCAAGTATTGCTAAGAAGTACTCTAAAAAAGTTATAGCTTTTGGCGGAGCAATAAGTGATGATGTAAAAGGGTTAAACGATGTTATTGATGCGTATTTTTGCATACAGCAAGGAGCGATTTGTCTTAAAGAAGCGATGAGAAAAGAAGTTGCGATGAAAAATCTAAAAAATATATCAAATCAAGTTATGAGACTTTTAGTCTAA
- a CDS encoding PhoX family protein — protein sequence MKKVISIVAATVCVSFGADNLTSIEFSEVSVPKTDAQKREVRASSSVKVNDKEYKIGYNVIMRSGDKVGDGVFGALYDTNGKLITTKDGSPRISNDNDFSSLLTYGDKIFMVSHFETRPAAMYVTELRQDKNGKLIAVNTRNIDFSKFGGLWVPCAGSVTPWGTHLGSEEYEPDARTIKSDGDGGEYYNLMGEYFGGDLTKLNPYAYGWTPEIKIVSDKGDAEVTKHYSMGRFAHELAYVMPDNKTVFLSDDGTNVGLFMFIADKAGDLSAGTLYATKWNQIDDKNGGTANLEWMDLGHASNNEIQKAIKDNVKFSDMFEVAEFKDDSCPAGFTPTKANADSNQETPPECIKLKDGMEKVASRLETRRVAAIKGATTEFRKMEGITYNNNLNEVYIGMSEINKGMESFKSKGKDSNKYDVKGFDHIRLPHNTCGTVYRLSLVEDEKIGSKFVPSVMKGMVSGKYSSAGDKLNTCDLNGLANPDNVTYINNTGTLIIGEDTGDGHQNDAIWSYNIAEDKLTRIFTTPYGSETTSPYYYNNIAGFGYIMAVVQHPYGESDEDKLSNPSDSRAYTGYIGPLPVITK from the coding sequence ATGAAAAAAGTCATTTCAATAGTTGCTGCTACGGTTTGTGTGTCATTTGGTGCTGATAATTTAACCAGCATTGAATTTAGCGAAGTTTCAGTTCCTAAAACAGATGCCCAAAAAAGAGAAGTAAGAGCAAGCAGTAGTGTAAAAGTTAATGATAAAGAGTATAAAATAGGCTACAATGTCATAATGCGTTCAGGTGATAAAGTAGGCGATGGTGTGTTTGGTGCTTTGTATGACACAAATGGCAAGCTTATCACAACAAAAGATGGAAGTCCTAGAATTTCAAATGATAATGACTTCTCATCACTTTTAACTTACGGCGATAAAATTTTTATGGTTTCTCACTTTGAGACAAGACCGGCTGCTATGTATGTAACAGAGTTAAGACAAGATAAGAATGGAAAATTAATAGCTGTAAATACTAGAAATATAGATTTTTCTAAATTTGGTGGTTTATGGGTTCCATGTGCTGGATCAGTTACGCCGTGGGGGACTCATTTAGGAAGCGAAGAGTATGAGCCAGATGCAAGAACTATCAAATCTGACGGCGATGGCGGTGAATACTATAACTTAATGGGCGAGTATTTTGGCGGGGATTTAACTAAACTTAATCCTTATGCTTACGGATGGACACCTGAGATAAAAATAGTTAGCGATAAAGGCGACGCTGAAGTTACAAAACACTACTCTATGGGTAGATTTGCTCACGAGTTAGCTTATGTAATGCCTGATAATAAAACCGTGTTTTTAAGTGATGATGGCACAAATGTCGGGCTATTTATGTTTATAGCTGATAAGGCAGGGGATTTGAGTGCTGGAACTTTATATGCTACTAAATGGAATCAAATAGATGATAAAAACGGCGGAACTGCAAATTTAGAGTGGATGGATTTAGGTCATGCCTCAAACAATGAAATCCAAAAAGCTATCAAAGATAATGTTAAATTTAGCGATATGTTTGAAGTAGCTGAGTTTAAAGATGATAGTTGTCCAGCTGGATTTACTCCAACTAAGGCAAATGCTGATTCAAACCAAGAAACACCACCTGAGTGTATAAAACTAAAAGATGGTATGGAAAAAGTAGCTTCAAGACTAGAAACTAGAAGAGTTGCAGCGATAAAAGGGGCTACAACTGAGTTTAGAAAAATGGAAGGCATAACTTACAACAATAATCTAAATGAAGTTTATATAGGAATGAGTGAGATAAATAAAGGTATGGAAAGCTTTAAGTCAAAAGGCAAAGATAGCAATAAATATGATGTTAAGGGATTTGATCACATAAGACTTCCGCACAATACTTGTGGAACTGTTTATAGACTAAGCTTAGTAGAAGATGAAAAAATAGGCTCAAAATTTGTTCCAAGTGTAATGAAAGGTATGGTTTCAGGCAAGTATAGCAGTGCAGGCGATAAGCTAAATACCTGTGATTTAAATGGCTTAGCAAATCCTGATAATGTTACTTATATAAATAATACTGGCACATTAATCATCGGAGAAGATACAGGCGATGGTCATCAAAATGACGCTATTTGGTCATACAACATTGCAGAAGATAAGCTAACTAGAATTTTTACAACACCTTATGGAAGTGAAACAACATCACCTTACTACTACAACAATATCGCTGGCTTTGGCTATATAATGGCAGTTGTGCAACACCCTTATGGAGAGAGCGATGAAGATAAACTTTCAAATCCAAGTGATTCAAGAGCTTATACTGGATATATCGGACCACTTCCTGTTATAACAAAATAG
- a CDS encoding flavodoxin domain-containing protein has protein sequence MANGTIIYASKAGATKAVSEIIAKELDFDILNAKELTSEVFSEYDNFIFASSTYGDGALNPDWKDKLDILEDANLESKTIALVGIGNQERHGEHFCGGMAEFLEKIKGANVIGQTELNGYKFNNSEFFKDGKFFGLAVDFKGDENYQKRVLDWVNDIKVKFKG, from the coding sequence ATGGCAAATGGTACGATTATATATGCTTCAAAAGCTGGTGCAACTAAAGCAGTTAGTGAAATTATAGCAAAAGAGCTTGATTTTGACATTTTAAATGCAAAAGAGCTTACATCTGAAGTTTTTAGTGAGTATGATAATTTTATTTTTGCGTCTTCAACTTACGGAGATGGGGCTTTAAATCCTGATTGGAAAGATAAATTAGATATCTTAGAAGATGCAAATTTAGAGTCAAAAACTATAGCACTTGTAGGCATTGGAAATCAAGAAAGACACGGAGAGCATTTTTGTGGCGGTATGGCTGAGTTTTTAGAAAAGATAAAAGGTGCAAATGTTATAGGGCAAACAGAGCTTAATGGTTATAAATTTAATAATTCTGAGTTTTTCAAAGACGGTAAATTTTTTGGTTTAGCTGTTGATTTTAAGGGCGATGAAAATTATCAAAAAAGAGTTCTTGATTGGGTAAATGATATAAAGGTTAAATTTAAAGGATAA
- a CDS encoding MoaD/ThiS family protein, producing the protein MVEVEFLGPIGHEKLSLDVKNLKELKEVLAKYENLKQWLEISGVALNDKMISSLDINLKDGDKISILPPVCGG; encoded by the coding sequence ATGGTAGAAGTTGAATTTTTAGGACCTATAGGACACGAAAAATTATCTTTGGATGTAAAAAATTTAAAAGAGTTAAAAGAAGTTTTGGCAAAATATGAAAATCTAAAACAATGGCTTGAAATATCAGGAGTTGCACTAAATGATAAAATGATAAGCTCTTTGGATATAAATTTAAAAGATGGCGATAAAATATCTATTTTACCTCCAGTTTGTGGTGGATAA
- a CDS encoding molybdopterin synthase catalytic subunit gives MEIYQGSLDSLQIYKTWYDKFKNANCGALITFSGIVRDEGGISALSFDIYKPILQSWYENWVKDAAKCGTYLLFAHSLGDVKIHECSYMSGVVSKQRKIALKLINDFVEDFKANAPIWKYDVINGKRIYAKERSHNLSNAGLLS, from the coding sequence ATGGAAATTTACCAAGGAAGTTTGGATAGTTTGCAAATTTATAAAACTTGGTATGATAAATTTAAGAATGCAAATTGTGGTGCATTGATAACATTTAGCGGTATAGTAAGAGATGAAGGCGGTATATCCGCACTAAGCTTTGATATATACAAACCGATTTTACAATCTTGGTATGAAAACTGGGTAAAAGATGCTGCAAAATGTGGCACTTATTTACTTTTTGCACACTCTCTTGGAGATGTCAAAATTCACGAATGCTCTTATATGAGCGGCGTTGTGAGCAAACAACGAAAAATAGCCTTAAAACTTATAAACGATTTTGTAGAAGATTTTAAAGCAAATGCTCCTATTTGGAAATATGATGTTATAAATGGCAAAAGAATCTATGCAAAAGAAAGATCACATAACTTAAGCAATGCTGGACTTTTAAGCTAA
- a CDS encoding molybdopterin molybdotransferase MoeA, translating into MKFKSYEETLKTLKNSIKPCEKIQKVAITSALNRILAVDIIAKENYPQYETSAMDGYACKFSDLSDGKLKILGDIPAGTNPMNIGLKDGECIKTFTGSLMCKNSDTLIPIENVDVKDGYIFINQGVKKGFAVRKIGESYKKDDILIRKGTKLSYSEIALLAELGEFHISVFMKPKVGVLATGSEIRDLGEALQTPAQIHSSNHIAIASMLELMGCEAVILPIIKDEKNLVKEAIINGIKSCDMLITTGGVSVGDYDFVKSSLKENCEILVDGAAIKPGRHIKIAKFNDKYIFALPGFPYSAMVMCVLYVRVLINELFCIKEENEIEAILSQDYVKKTEFLEFTACNITFKDGKVFANLEGKKSGSSAIINNLNNNAALLICPLEKKDGLKKGEVVKVLKML; encoded by the coding sequence ATGAAATTTAAATCATACGAAGAGACCTTAAAGACACTAAAAAACTCTATAAAACCTTGTGAGAAAATACAAAAAGTTGCCATAACTTCTGCACTAAATAGAATATTAGCAGTAGATATAATTGCCAAAGAAAACTACCCGCAGTATGAAACTTCAGCAATGGACGGATATGCTTGTAAATTTAGCGATCTATCCGATGGAAAGCTAAAAATTTTAGGAGATATTCCAGCTGGAACAAATCCTATGAATATAGGCTTAAAAGATGGCGAGTGCATAAAAACATTTACAGGCTCACTTATGTGTAAAAATAGCGATACACTAATACCTATAGAAAATGTAGATGTCAAAGATGGGTATATTTTTATAAATCAAGGCGTAAAAAAAGGTTTTGCTGTAAGAAAAATAGGCGAAAGTTACAAAAAAGATGATATTTTGATAAGAAAAGGAACAAAACTTAGTTATTCTGAAATAGCACTTCTTGCTGAGCTTGGAGAGTTTCATATATCTGTTTTTATGAAACCAAAAGTCGGAGTTTTGGCAACAGGAAGCGAGATAAGAGATCTTGGAGAAGCACTTCAAACACCAGCACAAATTCATAGCTCAAATCACATAGCAATAGCATCTATGTTAGAACTTATGGGGTGTGAAGCTGTTATTTTACCAATAATAAAAGATGAAAAAAATCTAGTAAAAGAAGCTATCATAAATGGCATAAAAAGTTGCGATATGCTAATCACTACAGGCGGAGTGAGTGTTGGGGATTATGATTTTGTAAAATCATCGCTCAAAGAAAATTGTGAAATATTAGTAGATGGGGCAGCTATAAAACCTGGAAGACACATAAAAATAGCCAAATTTAATGATAAATACATATTTGCACTTCCAGGATTTCCATACTCAGCTATGGTAATGTGCGTGTTGTATGTAAGAGTTTTGATAAACGAGCTTTTTTGCATAAAAGAAGAAAATGAAATTGAAGCTATTTTAAGCCAAGATTATGTTAAAAAGACCGAATTTTTAGAATTTACTGCTTGCAATATAACTTTTAAAGATGGTAAAGTTTTTGCAAATTTAGAAGGTAAAAAAAGCGGTTCAAGTGCGATAATAAATAATCTAAACAATAACGCAGCACTACTAATTTGTCCGTTAGAAAAAAAAGATGGTCTAAAAAAGGGCGAAGTTGTCAAAGTATTAAAAATGCTTTAA
- a CDS encoding SDR family NAD(P)-dependent oxidoreductase — translation MNKTAFITGATSGFGEAIARLLAKNGYKLVLVARREDRLKTLSDEIGKDNVHIISLDICDKDSVFKAIKDIPQNFLDIEILVNNAGLALGQESFIDASIEDFETMIDTNIKGLIYITKAILPIMKQRKSGYIFNLGSVAGNWPYSGGNVYGATKAFVKQLSFNLRNDLKGTNIRVTNIEPGIAKTEFSLVRFKGDKSKADSVYENTGFLRAEDIATIVLNCINMPKNVNINSLEVMATTQTWAGFFFEKK, via the coding sequence ATGAATAAAACAGCTTTTATAACAGGTGCAACTTCGGGTTTTGGTGAGGCTATCGCTAGGCTTTTAGCTAAAAATGGATATAAATTAGTGCTCGTAGCAAGAAGAGAAGATAGACTAAAGACTTTATCTGATGAGATTGGTAAAGACAATGTGCATATTATATCGCTTGATATTTGCGATAAAGATAGCGTTTTTAAGGCTATTAAAGATATCCCACAAAATTTTTTAGATATAGAAATTTTGGTAAATAACGCAGGTCTAGCTCTTGGTCAAGAGAGTTTTATAGATGCATCGATTGAGGATTTTGAGACTATGATTGATACAAATATAAAAGGTCTTATTTATATCACAAAAGCGATATTACCTATAATGAAACAAAGAAAAAGCGGATATATCTTTAACTTAGGCTCTGTTGCTGGAAACTGGCCATATAGCGGCGGAAATGTTTATGGTGCAACAAAAGCTTTTGTAAAACAGCTAAGCTTTAACCTTAGAAATGATTTAAAGGGTACAAATATCAGAGTTACAAACATAGAGCCGGGTATTGCAAAAACAGAGTTTAGTTTAGTGAGATTTAAAGGCGATAAATCAAAAGCAGATAGTGTGTATGAAAACACAGGGTTTTTAAGGGCTGAAGATATTGCTACAATAGTATTAAATTGCATAAATATGCCAAAAAATGTAAATATAAATTCGCTTGAAGTAATGGCTACAACGCAAACTTGGGCTGGATTTTTCTTTGAAAAAAAATAG